The following are encoded in a window of Artemia franciscana chromosome 5, ASM3288406v1, whole genome shotgun sequence genomic DNA:
- the LOC136027729 gene encoding ER membrane protein complex subunit 6-like yields MRTKLRTVEKTGELIGYSELAIRNNHSVLEFYRTSLAALSGVAAGTIGLTSWKGFLFYFICAFFLSLYIVVKHCSGNKLTFLNKSSVITSGLTSGWITYILFWTFLYGMVHVY; encoded by the coding sequence ATGAGGACAAAATTAAGAACTGTTGAGAAAACTGGGGAACTTATTGGATACAGTGAATTAGCGATTAGAAATAATCATTCTGTGCTGGAATTCTACAGGACGTCTTTAGCTGCTTTAAGTGGCGTAGCTGCTGGGACAATTGGACTTACCAGTTGGAAAGgctttcttttctatttcatttgTGCATTTTTCTTGTCATTATATATTGTTGTGAAACACTGTTCTGGAAATAAGTTGACCTTTCTCAATAAGAGCTCTGTCATTACAAGTGGTCTGACAAGTGGTTGGattacttatattttattttggacgTTCCTTTATGGAATGGTACATGTTTACTAG